The following proteins are encoded in a genomic region of Planococcus lenghuensis:
- a CDS encoding acyl-CoA dehydrogenase family protein has translation MHLRLSEEQRMVQQTIRRFVEKELMPLENEVLKNEREGRPGISKEKMKELQKKAKDFGFWGINTPEEYGGADLGQMMLAIVLMEVSKTFVPFSFGGSADNILYYGNEEQKKKYLIPTINGEKKSCFAMTEPDAGSDTQNIKMTAVKDGNEWVLNGEKTFITGGNEADFVMAIAVTDKELHRSTGGRDGVTCFIVDRDMGWKSEYIDTMGEWGPAGLVFDNVRVPEENILGEINGGYKLGLEWIGFARWVVGARAVGMGERLLQMAIDYSQERKTFGKPIATRQAIQWQIADSAVEIEAAKWLVLNAAFTLDQGEDNRHLASMAKLYGANMGNRVVDRVMQIHGGMGYTRELPIERWYREARLWRIYDGTDEIQRIIIARNLLKGHVKVGQFV, from the coding sequence ATGCATTTACGCCTTTCAGAAGAACAGCGGATGGTCCAGCAGACAATCCGGCGATTTGTTGAAAAAGAACTGATGCCGCTCGAAAATGAAGTGCTGAAAAACGAACGGGAAGGCCGTCCGGGCATCTCGAAAGAAAAGATGAAAGAGCTGCAGAAAAAAGCGAAGGATTTCGGATTCTGGGGCATCAACACACCGGAAGAATACGGCGGGGCGGATCTGGGTCAGATGATGCTGGCGATCGTTCTCATGGAAGTGTCGAAAACGTTCGTGCCGTTTTCATTCGGCGGTTCGGCCGATAACATTCTGTATTACGGCAACGAAGAACAAAAGAAAAAGTATTTGATCCCGACGATCAATGGCGAGAAGAAATCCTGTTTCGCGATGACGGAACCTGATGCCGGATCGGATACGCAAAACATTAAAATGACCGCAGTGAAAGACGGCAACGAGTGGGTGCTGAACGGCGAGAAAACGTTCATCACCGGCGGGAACGAAGCGGATTTCGTGATGGCGATCGCCGTGACTGATAAAGAATTGCACCGCTCGACTGGCGGCCGGGACGGCGTGACGTGTTTCATCGTCGACCGGGATATGGGCTGGAAATCGGAATATATCGATACGATGGGCGAATGGGGACCGGCCGGCCTCGTATTCGATAACGTCCGGGTGCCGGAAGAGAACATTCTCGGTGAAATCAACGGCGGCTACAAGCTCGGTCTCGAGTGGATCGGTTTCGCCCGCTGGGTCGTCGGTGCACGCGCCGTCGGCATGGGTGAGCGGTTACTGCAGATGGCGATCGATTACTCGCAGGAGCGCAAAACATTCGGAAAGCCGATTGCCACGCGTCAGGCGATCCAGTGGCAGATTGCCGATTCCGCGGTTGAAATCGAAGCGGCCAAATGGCTCGTTCTGAATGCGGCGTTCACGCTTGATCAAGGCGAAGACAACCGGCACTTGGCTTCCATGGCGAAACTATATGGCGCCAATATGGGCAACCGCGTCGTCGACCGGGTGATGCAGATCCACGGGGGCATGGGCTATACGCGCGAACTGCCGATCGAGCGCTGGTACAGGGAAGCGCGGCTGTGGCGCATCTACGATGGGACGGACGAGATCCAGCGCATCATCATCGCGCGGAATTTACTGAAAGGCCACGTGAAAGTCGGACAATTTGTTTAA
- a CDS encoding thiolase family protein, producing MERDAVIVSAVRTAIGRQGGALASVPAHVFGAEVIKEALKRAGVNSKEVNDVIMGNVLSGGGNIARLTALETGLGDHLPGLTVDRQCGSGINAVNQAAHAIWAGDGDVFIAGGVESMSRAPYLMERPEKAYSAAPPKFRKSRLSTDTIGDPPMGITAENLAAKYKISREEQDEFALESQRRTAQAIEEGRFDEQIVPITIPVRKGEPVVFKTDEHPRPQTTPEALAKLQPAFLEGGTVTAGSSSGLNDAASALVVMSREKADSLGVKPLAVIRAQAVAGVDPNIMGIGPVPATQKVLEKAGLMLEEIDVIELNEAFAAQVLAVDKELNMNPDKLNINGGAIALGHPLGATGAILITKAVYELARSGGRYALITACIGGGQGIATIIEREG from the coding sequence ATGGAGCGGGATGCAGTGATCGTATCAGCCGTCCGGACAGCAATCGGCCGACAAGGCGGCGCATTGGCGTCGGTACCGGCGCATGTATTCGGGGCGGAAGTGATCAAAGAAGCGCTGAAACGCGCAGGTGTGAATTCAAAAGAAGTGAATGATGTCATTATGGGCAACGTATTGAGCGGCGGCGGGAATATCGCCCGGCTCACCGCACTCGAAACCGGGCTTGGGGACCATTTGCCGGGTCTGACCGTTGACCGCCAATGTGGTTCAGGGATCAATGCCGTGAATCAAGCGGCGCATGCGATTTGGGCAGGAGACGGTGACGTGTTCATCGCCGGCGGTGTAGAAAGCATGAGCCGCGCCCCGTATTTGATGGAACGGCCGGAAAAAGCGTACAGCGCAGCACCGCCGAAATTCCGAAAATCAAGACTGTCGACCGACACGATCGGCGATCCGCCGATGGGCATCACGGCCGAAAACCTGGCGGCGAAATACAAGATCAGCCGTGAAGAACAGGATGAATTTGCGCTGGAGAGCCAGCGCCGGACTGCGCAGGCCATTGAAGAAGGGCGGTTCGATGAGCAGATTGTGCCGATCACGATTCCTGTCCGGAAAGGGGAACCGGTCGTGTTCAAGACGGACGAACATCCGCGGCCGCAGACAACACCGGAAGCATTGGCGAAACTCCAGCCGGCATTTTTAGAAGGCGGCACGGTCACAGCAGGCAGCAGTTCCGGCCTGAATGATGCAGCTTCTGCACTCGTCGTCATGTCGCGCGAAAAAGCCGATTCGCTCGGCGTCAAACCGCTCGCGGTCATCCGCGCGCAAGCTGTTGCGGGCGTCGATCCGAACATCATGGGCATCGGTCCGGTTCCTGCCACTCAAAAAGTATTGGAAAAAGCGGGGCTGATGCTTGAGGAAATCGATGTGATCGAACTCAACGAGGCATTTGCGGCGCAGGTGCTGGCCGTCGATAAAGAATTGAATATGAACCCCGATAAATTGAACATCAACGGTGGCGCCATTGCGCTCGGTCACCCGCTCGGTGCGACGGGAGCGATCCTGATTACGAAAGCAGTGTACGAACTGGCACGTTCCGGCGGCCGCTATGCACTCATTACGGCATGTATCGGCGGCGGGCAGGGAATCGCCACGATCATCGAACGGGAAGGGTGA
- a CDS encoding SDR family oxidoreductase, whose protein sequence is MSKRFEGRTALVTGGSRGIGFKIAERFASEGANVAIIDVNEEALNGAEKELTDQGYSVYIKHASVTERDQVEQAIQEVVDKFGTLDILVNNAGVIRDNMLFKMTDEDWLTVMDVHLKGAFYATRAAQQHMTKQKYGRIVNISSTSALGNRGQTNYATAKAGLQGFTKTLSIELGKFGITANAVAPGFIETDMTKATAERIGISFEELINASVSQIPVGRSGKPEDIANAVAFFADEQSSFVSGQVLYVAGGPRG, encoded by the coding sequence ATGAGTAAACGGTTTGAAGGCAGAACAGCATTAGTGACCGGCGGCAGCCGGGGAATCGGTTTCAAGATTGCCGAGCGGTTCGCAAGTGAAGGGGCGAATGTCGCCATCATCGATGTAAATGAAGAGGCGCTGAATGGTGCGGAAAAGGAATTAACCGACCAAGGGTATTCGGTCTACATAAAACATGCAAGTGTTACAGAGCGTGATCAAGTTGAGCAGGCGATCCAGGAAGTCGTCGACAAATTCGGCACGCTCGATATTCTTGTTAATAACGCCGGCGTGATCCGCGACAATATGCTGTTCAAAATGACGGACGAGGACTGGCTGACCGTTATGGACGTACATTTGAAAGGTGCTTTTTACGCAACCCGCGCCGCGCAGCAGCACATGACGAAACAGAAATACGGCCGCATTGTTAATATTTCATCGACATCAGCGCTCGGCAATCGCGGACAGACGAATTATGCGACAGCGAAAGCGGGTCTCCAAGGCTTCACGAAGACGCTGTCCATTGAACTCGGCAAGTTCGGCATTACAGCGAACGCCGTGGCTCCCGGGTTTATCGAAACCGATATGACGAAAGCGACGGCGGAACGCATCGGCATTTCATTTGAAGAGCTGATCAACGCAAGCGTATCGCAGATTCCGGTCGGCCGGAGCGGCAAGCCGGAAGATATCGCGAACGCGGTGGCTTTTTTCGCTGATGAGCAGTCATCGTTCGTAAGCGGGCAAGTGCTGTACGTGGCAGGCGGACCAAGAGGCTAG
- a CDS encoding MaoC/PaaZ C-terminal domain-containing protein: MIQLSELKTGESLPEVSLSPVTRLDLIKYAGASGDFNPIHTIDAEAEHAGLPGIIAHGMWTMGNLAKLFTPYLEEGFIKEYTIRFKGMVFIGDVVTLNATLKDTQDQELTFDVAAVNQDGRDVLKGTVVFSAELPEL, encoded by the coding sequence ATGATTCAGCTGAGCGAGTTGAAAACCGGCGAATCGCTTCCGGAAGTAAGCTTAAGTCCTGTGACGCGTCTCGATTTGATCAAGTATGCCGGTGCGTCCGGCGATTTCAATCCGATTCACACGATTGATGCGGAAGCGGAACATGCGGGTCTGCCCGGTATTATCGCGCATGGCATGTGGACGATGGGCAATCTGGCGAAGTTGTTTACGCCGTATTTGGAAGAAGGCTTCATCAAGGAATACACGATTCGCTTTAAAGGGATGGTTTTTATCGGAGATGTCGTTACGCTGAACGCAACACTGAAGGATACGCAGGACCAGGAGCTGACATTCGATGTCGCCGCCGTCAATCAAGACGGGCGGGACGTGCTGAAAGGCACTGTGGTGTTTTCAGCAGAATTGCCTGAACTATAA
- a CDS encoding M42 family metallopeptidase: protein MFKEDFYTSLKELAALPGGPGREHEVVKRVVEQLEPLADVEVDHMGNVYAVLEGNRPGPTVMVSAHSDEIGCMVSAIEDSGFLRMERTGGMMDSLLTGRKVNVNGHFGVVGVKSGHMQTAAERTKVVPIEELYVDIGAGSREEVLEMGVNIGDAITYISDLDRFTNQDLICGKAIDNRSCCVIIVELFKKLQDKNFGGKIVGVITVQEEVGLRGAKAATYKVSPDYALVIDTIACADTPDGNYYPIKIGKGPVLPLLSGGGAQGNIMAPQMKDLIVSYAKQTDVPVQLSVTPRGTSDLSAVHLVKEGVLGGAITFPRRYSHSPVEMANLQDFEDGFKLLEAMLRDSENWGDMNFV, encoded by the coding sequence ATGTTTAAAGAAGATTTCTATACAAGCTTAAAAGAACTGGCAGCACTTCCCGGTGGACCGGGGCGGGAGCATGAGGTAGTGAAACGGGTTGTTGAACAATTAGAACCGCTCGCTGATGTGGAAGTGGACCATATGGGCAATGTGTATGCGGTGCTTGAAGGAAACCGGCCGGGGCCGACTGTCATGGTGTCGGCGCATTCCGATGAAATCGGCTGCATGGTCAGCGCCATTGAAGACAGCGGGTTTCTGCGGATGGAACGGACAGGCGGCATGATGGACTCGTTATTGACCGGCCGAAAAGTGAATGTGAACGGTCACTTTGGCGTAGTTGGCGTGAAATCCGGCCATATGCAGACGGCGGCGGAACGGACGAAAGTGGTCCCGATTGAAGAGCTGTACGTGGATATTGGAGCGGGTTCGAGAGAAGAAGTGCTCGAAATGGGCGTCAATATCGGAGACGCGATTACATATATCAGTGATTTGGACCGGTTTACGAACCAGGACTTGATCTGCGGAAAAGCGATCGACAACCGCAGTTGCTGTGTCATAATTGTCGAGCTGTTCAAGAAGCTGCAGGATAAGAACTTCGGCGGCAAAATCGTCGGTGTCATCACAGTTCAGGAAGAAGTCGGACTTCGCGGCGCAAAAGCGGCCACTTATAAAGTCAGCCCGGATTATGCGTTAGTGATCGATACCATCGCCTGCGCCGATACGCCGGATGGCAATTATTACCCGATCAAAATCGGTAAAGGGCCTGTACTGCCGCTCTTGTCCGGCGGTGGTGCCCAAGGGAACATCATGGCGCCGCAGATGAAGGATCTGATTGTGTCCTATGCGAAACAGACGGACGTACCGGTTCAATTATCGGTGACGCCGAGAGGGACATCCGATTTGTCTGCCGTTCATTTAGTGAAAGAAGGCGTGCTTGGCGGCGCGATCACCTTCCCTCGCCGATACTCGCACTCGCCGGTGGAAATGGCGAACCTCCAGGATTTTGAAGATGGATTTAAACTGCTGGAAGCCATGCTCCGGGACAGTGAGAATTGGGGCGACATGAATTTCGTCTGA
- a CDS encoding type 1 glutamine amidotransferase, whose product MNVLIAQPDHRSAPGELLVALEAEAITYRILLEKENFVLPEEADAFEALIVLGGVMGADDDADHPYLTNIKQTIVRFSEQGKPVLGICLGAQLIASAFGRKIEVMDEPEFGITEITKTKAGKEDPVFNALPDTFAFMEYHNDRFNLPDGATLLASTAYCSNQAFRMNDNIYAVQFHPEVNEELIRSWVAEQGDWMESFQPDFIRNLETEIIPALIGTTKLFREMVRTWAGLAKKAVG is encoded by the coding sequence ATGAATGTTCTGATTGCGCAGCCTGATCACCGGTCTGCGCCGGGTGAATTGCTGGTTGCGTTAGAAGCGGAAGCTATTACGTATCGGATTCTATTGGAAAAAGAGAATTTCGTTCTCCCGGAAGAAGCGGATGCCTTTGAAGCGCTCATCGTACTCGGCGGTGTTATGGGGGCGGATGATGATGCGGATCATCCGTATTTAACGAACATCAAGCAGACGATCGTGCGTTTCAGTGAACAGGGCAAGCCAGTGCTCGGTATTTGTCTCGGTGCTCAGCTGATTGCCAGCGCATTCGGCCGCAAAATCGAAGTTATGGATGAGCCGGAGTTCGGCATCACGGAAATCACGAAAACCAAAGCCGGGAAAGAAGATCCGGTGTTCAATGCGTTGCCGGATACGTTTGCATTCATGGAGTACCACAACGACCGGTTCAATTTGCCGGATGGCGCAACACTGCTCGCATCCACCGCTTACTGTTCGAATCAGGCATTCCGGATGAATGACAATATATACGCGGTACAATTCCATCCCGAAGTCAATGAAGAACTGATCAGAAGCTGGGTCGCAGAGCAAGGGGATTGGATGGAGAGCTTCCAGCCGGACTTCATCCGCAATCTGGAGACCGAAATTATCCCGGCGCTGATCGGGACGACGAAATTATTCCGGGAAATGGTGCGGACATGGGCAGGGCTGGCTAAGAAGGCAGTCGGGTAG
- a CDS encoding long-chain-fatty-acid--CoA ligase, with protein MERPWLAHIAEGNPKEIEIPDVSLSGLFDQSVETYANHTAITFFSKSYTYRELAERINRAAAALSKLGVKKGDRVAIMLPNCPQYPISFYGALKCGATVVQLNPMFQPAELLHILNDSGTKVLIMLDRLEPLFDAIKDRTSVEHALAVDLEKDYTEGTVADVRQVDINPAEDAAVIQYTGGTTGLPKGAVLTHRNIVANTLQSVATGEIQTKKGEERVLTISPLFHVYGMTSGMCVTFYNGGNLILVPKFDVEQVVGLIEQTKPTAFPGVPTMYIALLDYHKKKKFDLSCLASCTSGSAPLPPEVLSRFNEVSGTSVAEGYGLSEASPVTHRNPVGGVQKNGSIGIPLPNTDAKIVDVATGKQELPPGEVGELIIQGPQVMKGYWKQPEETANAIRDGWLFTGDLAKMDEDGYFYIVGRKKEMILASGFNVYPIEVENVLYRHPAVLEAAVFGVPDEYRGETVRAVAVLKEGSDVTEQELIDFCRAELAAYKVPDTVLFVDELPKTAVGKILKRTLKEQFKTV; from the coding sequence ATGGAGAGACCTTGGCTGGCTCATATTGCAGAAGGGAACCCGAAAGAAATTGAGATACCGGATGTGTCACTGAGCGGTTTATTCGATCAATCAGTTGAAACATACGCGAATCACACGGCCATCACGTTTTTTTCGAAAAGTTATACATACCGCGAACTCGCGGAACGGATCAACCGGGCAGCCGCGGCGCTCAGTAAACTTGGCGTGAAAAAAGGCGACCGGGTGGCGATCATGCTGCCGAATTGCCCGCAGTATCCGATCAGTTTCTATGGTGCCTTGAAATGCGGCGCAACAGTCGTCCAATTGAATCCGATGTTCCAGCCGGCAGAACTGCTGCACATTCTGAATGATTCCGGTACAAAAGTGCTCATCATGCTCGACCGGCTCGAGCCTTTATTCGACGCAATCAAAGACCGGACGTCTGTCGAGCATGCACTCGCTGTAGACCTGGAAAAAGACTATACGGAAGGAACGGTAGCGGACGTGCGGCAAGTGGACATCAACCCGGCGGAAGATGCAGCGGTCATTCAGTATACGGGCGGAACGACGGGATTGCCGAAAGGCGCTGTGCTGACGCATCGCAATATTGTCGCCAATACACTCCAAAGTGTCGCGACCGGAGAGATCCAGACGAAAAAAGGAGAAGAGCGGGTGCTGACGATTTCGCCGCTGTTCCATGTGTATGGCATGACGAGCGGCATGTGTGTGACATTCTATAACGGCGGTAACCTGATCCTTGTGCCGAAATTCGATGTCGAGCAAGTTGTGGGATTGATTGAACAGACGAAACCAACCGCGTTTCCGGGTGTGCCGACGATGTATATCGCGCTCCTTGATTACCATAAAAAGAAAAAATTCGACTTGAGCTGTCTTGCGAGCTGCACAAGCGGGTCTGCGCCACTGCCGCCGGAAGTGCTGAGCCGGTTCAATGAAGTGAGCGGCACATCGGTCGCAGAAGGTTACGGGCTGTCGGAAGCATCTCCCGTCACACACCGGAATCCGGTCGGCGGCGTGCAGAAAAACGGCAGCATCGGCATTCCGCTGCCGAATACCGACGCGAAAATCGTCGACGTCGCAACCGGCAAGCAGGAATTGCCGCCGGGTGAAGTCGGGGAACTCATCATCCAAGGGCCGCAAGTGATGAAAGGCTATTGGAAGCAGCCGGAAGAAACGGCGAATGCGATCCGGGACGGCTGGCTGTTCACCGGTGACCTTGCGAAGATGGATGAAGACGGTTATTTCTACATCGTCGGGCGCAAGAAGGAAATGATTCTTGCGAGCGGCTTCAATGTCTATCCGATTGAAGTGGAAAACGTGCTGTACCGGCATCCCGCTGTGCTTGAAGCCGCGGTGTTCGGCGTGCCGGATGAGTACCGGGGTGAAACGGTGCGGGCGGTTGCTGTGCTGAAGGAAGGATCCGACGTAACCGAACAGGAGCTGATTGATTTCTGCCGCGCTGAACTCGCGGCGTATAAAGTGCCGGACACGGTTTTATTCGTGGATGAGCTGCCGAAAACTGCTGTAGGTAAGATTTTGAAGCGCACGCTGAAAGAGCAGTTCAAAACTGTGTGA
- a CDS encoding SDR family oxidoreductase: MADQLFNLTGRTALITGGGSGLGRDIAAVFAEHGANIAVCSRKLENCQETAEGLSAHFGIKAKAYKCDVSQEAQVNETVQAVLKDFGRIDILVNNSGATWGEFTENMPLEAWQKVINVNVTGTFLLSKAVGNHMISNRYGKIINIGSVAGLRAEPPEVLNAIGYSTSKAAVHHFTRDLARKWAGHGINVNAIAPGFFETKMTKHTIAEHADAIINKNPMKRLGDPESLQGTALFLASRASDFVTGQVIAVDGGSSL; this comes from the coding sequence ATGGCAGATCAATTATTCAATTTAACAGGACGAACAGCCTTGATCACAGGCGGGGGAAGTGGATTAGGCCGGGATATTGCAGCAGTTTTTGCAGAACACGGCGCCAATATCGCCGTTTGTTCCCGGAAACTGGAGAATTGCCAAGAGACGGCGGAAGGGCTATCAGCGCATTTTGGAATCAAGGCAAAAGCGTATAAATGTGATGTCAGTCAGGAAGCGCAAGTGAATGAAACAGTGCAAGCGGTGCTGAAAGATTTCGGCCGCATCGATATCCTGGTCAATAATAGCGGAGCGACCTGGGGTGAGTTTACTGAAAACATGCCGCTCGAAGCGTGGCAGAAAGTGATCAACGTCAATGTCACCGGAACATTCCTGTTATCCAAAGCGGTCGGCAACCACATGATCAGCAACCGCTACGGCAAAATTATCAACATCGGATCGGTCGCGGGCTTGCGTGCAGAGCCGCCGGAAGTGCTGAACGCTATCGGCTACAGCACGAGTAAAGCCGCCGTTCACCATTTCACCCGGGACTTGGCCCGCAAATGGGCGGGGCACGGCATTAATGTAAACGCGATTGCACCGGGCTTTTTCGAGACGAAGATGACGAAGCACACCATTGCTGAACATGCCGATGCCATTATCAATAAAAACCCGATGAAGCGTCTCGGTGATCCGGAATCGCTGCAGGGAACAGCCTTATTCTTAGCGAGCCGGGCGAGTGACTTCGTAACGGGGCAAGTGATCGCTGTCGATGGCGGAAGTTCATTATAA
- a CDS encoding MaoC family dehydratase N-terminal domain-containing protein gives MWKDSIGKRSEKVKNTIERGAVRKFAEAIGDPAPIFVDEAAGANSVYKRNIAPPTFPVTFDVGVIPDLRLPAKGLIHGEQIYQYVRPLFVGETVYCWMEVKDYYERSGKMGNMGFLIMTKYGENANGELLFTEERIVIINEAARKGMSA, from the coding sequence ATGTGGAAAGACAGCATCGGGAAGCGATCAGAAAAAGTGAAAAATACGATTGAACGGGGCGCTGTCCGGAAGTTTGCGGAAGCGATCGGCGATCCGGCCCCTATTTTCGTCGACGAGGCAGCGGGTGCGAATTCGGTGTATAAACGGAATATCGCCCCGCCGACATTTCCGGTGACGTTCGATGTGGGCGTCATTCCGGATTTGCGGCTGCCGGCGAAAGGGCTCATCCACGGCGAGCAGATTTATCAGTATGTCCGGCCGCTGTTCGTTGGCGAGACGGTGTACTGTTGGATGGAAGTGAAGGATTACTATGAGCGCAGCGGCAAAATGGGCAATATGGGCTTTCTTATCATGACAAAGTACGGCGAGAATGCGAATGGTGAGCTGTTATTCACCGAAGAGCGGATCGTCATCATCAACGAAGCGGCACGGAAGGGGATGAGCGCATGA
- a CDS encoding amidase family protein produces MEKTAFELEETTISEIQEAFKNNQLTSVELVQAYLDRIDKFDKNGPKINSVLTINPDALKVAAERDDKRGQEEQGPLYGIPVLLKDNINTKDNMPTTAGVIALENNYAKEDAPVAAQLREAGAIILGKVNLSEWAYFMTQNDVPSGYSGLGGQVENPYGVGAFEAGSVGGSSSGTGASIASNFAVVGIGTETSGSILSPASANSIVGIKPTVGLISRTGIIPISASQDTAGPMARTVTDAAITLGALTAVDEQDPATHRNDKQALTDYTPHLKADGLKGVRIGVDVTFLNDEKPDERAIMDAAIAVLKAQGAIIEEITIPVQEFRSDVLWYEFKRGVNEYLSATSEEVPVKSLADVIAFNKQDPERRMKFGQSELEKSQSLSDDPNDPTYLEHRATDIRTAATEGIDVAMDKHNLDALLFQNNRGAAMPAKAGYPSITVPAGYTDRGEPVGVTFSAKAYSEPRLIELAYAYEQATKKRKAPKFD; encoded by the coding sequence TTGGAGAAAACAGCATTTGAATTAGAAGAAACAACCATCAGTGAAATCCAGGAGGCTTTTAAAAACAATCAATTAACGTCCGTCGAATTGGTTCAGGCCTATTTGGATAGAATCGATAAATTCGACAAAAACGGGCCGAAGATCAATTCGGTGCTCACCATCAATCCGGATGCCTTGAAAGTGGCAGCGGAACGGGATGACAAGCGCGGGCAGGAGGAGCAAGGGCCATTGTACGGCATTCCGGTGCTGTTGAAAGACAATATCAACACAAAAGATAATATGCCCACGACTGCCGGCGTGATTGCGCTTGAAAATAATTATGCGAAAGAGGATGCGCCTGTGGCTGCACAGCTCCGGGAAGCCGGCGCCATCATTCTCGGAAAAGTGAATTTAAGCGAATGGGCGTATTTCATGACACAGAACGATGTGCCGAGCGGTTACAGCGGGCTGGGCGGCCAAGTGGAGAATCCATATGGTGTCGGAGCGTTTGAAGCGGGCAGCGTCGGCGGTTCGAGTTCCGGAACCGGTGCGAGCATTGCTTCAAATTTTGCCGTTGTCGGAATCGGCACAGAGACTTCCGGATCAATCTTGAGCCCGGCAAGTGCCAATTCGATCGTTGGCATCAAACCGACTGTCGGCCTGATCAGCCGTACCGGCATCATTCCCATTTCAGCGAGCCAGGACACGGCAGGACCAATGGCGCGAACGGTTACGGATGCGGCGATTACGCTCGGTGCGTTGACTGCTGTGGATGAACAGGACCCGGCAACACACCGGAATGACAAGCAGGCATTAACGGATTACACGCCGCATTTAAAAGCCGATGGATTGAAAGGTGTCCGGATCGGTGTTGATGTAACCTTCCTGAATGATGAGAAACCGGACGAGCGGGCCATCATGGACGCAGCCATTGCCGTGCTGAAAGCACAGGGCGCGATTATCGAGGAAATCACGATCCCGGTTCAGGAGTTCCGATCCGATGTGTTATGGTATGAATTCAAGCGGGGGGTCAATGAATACTTGAGCGCGACTTCTGAAGAAGTGCCGGTAAAATCCCTGGCTGACGTTATTGCATTTAACAAACAAGATCCGGAGCGGCGGATGAAATTCGGGCAATCGGAACTGGAAAAATCCCAGTCGCTGAGTGATGACCCGAATGATCCGACTTACCTGGAGCACCGGGCGACCGATATCCGGACAGCCGCAACAGAAGGAATCGACGTAGCCATGGACAAACACAATCTTGACGCATTGCTGTTTCAGAATAACCGCGGCGCGGCCATGCCGGCAAAAGCGGGCTACCCATCGATCACTGTTCCGGCCGGTTATACTGACAGAGGTGAACCGGTCGGCGTTACATTCAGCGCCAAAGCATACAGCGAGCCACGGCTGATTGAATTGGCATACGCTTATGAGCAGGCCACCAAAAAGCGGAAAGCGCCTAAATTTGATTAA
- a CDS encoding DUF1643 domain-containing protein: MLYPTEGELKQVFETEGAFYELESGERREICRRSLIIRRIGTEATRADALFVLASPGRCMPIDQAALFTKNPEELANIPHLKANPDNTVYQLMRLMDRMNWQRLEVINLSDLRAGNFSELEEKLMFMEQQEEQYHSIFSPKRTDELNHLLQSAERIIAGWGTNPVIRQQATRALGVLASLCTVEGLQHDSPPYYYHPFPRLHDKCIKWLDDMERHLQGDMEPV, translated from the coding sequence ATGCTGTATCCGACAGAGGGAGAACTGAAACAAGTTTTTGAAACGGAAGGTGCGTTTTATGAGCTGGAGTCGGGTGAGAGACGGGAAATATGCCGACGCTCACTTATCATTCGGCGGATCGGGACAGAAGCAACGCGCGCTGATGCCTTGTTCGTACTGGCGAGTCCCGGCCGATGCATGCCCATCGACCAGGCGGCACTCTTCACGAAGAACCCGGAAGAGCTGGCCAATATTCCACACCTGAAAGCAAATCCGGATAATACAGTTTATCAATTAATGCGGCTTATGGACCGCATGAATTGGCAACGTCTGGAGGTCATCAATCTATCGGATCTTCGGGCCGGGAACTTCTCTGAGCTTGAAGAAAAGCTGATGTTCATGGAGCAACAGGAAGAGCAGTACCACAGCATTTTCTCGCCAAAACGGACAGACGAACTGAATCATCTCTTGCAATCAGCAGAGCGCATCATTGCAGGCTGGGGAACGAATCCGGTGATTCGGCAACAGGCCACGAGAGCGCTTGGCGTCCTTGCTTCCCTCTGTACAGTGGAAGGGCTGCAGCATGACAGCCCTCCCTACTATTACCACCCGTTTCCGCGCCTGCACGATAAATGCATAAAATGGCTTGATGATATGGAACGCCATCTGCAGGGAGATATGGAACCGGTCTGA